A stretch of Candidatus Poribacteria bacterium DNA encodes these proteins:
- a CDS encoding DUF2190 family protein — translation MATQQLVAGNGVSFVAENDLSAKQYHYVELSATRGLVDAPDNAADVPIGVLQNDPSAGEAAEVITLAGAIAKVVSDGSGAAIAIGDTVGTNNAGKAVKKSVSGDWYNGIALDASSADGKVIEVLLTGPQQRA, via the coding sequence ATGGCAACGCAGCAGTTGGTGGCGGGCAACGGGGTGAGCTTCGTGGCGGAGAACGACCTGTCGGCGAAGCAGTACCACTACGTCGAGCTGTCGGCGACGCGCGGGCTGGTGGACGCGCCGGACAACGCGGCGGACGTGCCGATCGGGGTTCTGCAGAACGATCCTTCGGCGGGCGAGGCGGCGGAGGTCATCACGCTGGCGGGGGCGATCGCGAAGGTCGTGTCGGATGGCTCTGGCGCGGCGATCGCCATCGGCGACACGGTCGGGACGAACAACGCCGGGAAGGCGGTCAAGAAGTCGGTGTCGGGCGACTGGTACAACGGCATCGCGCTGGACGCGTCGAGCGCCGACGGGAAGGTGATCGAGGTTTTGCTGACGGGTCCGCAGCAGCGAGCGTAA